The following proteins come from a genomic window of Ammospiza nelsoni isolate bAmmNel1 chromosome 6, bAmmNel1.pri, whole genome shotgun sequence:
- the LOC132074744 gene encoding inner centromere protein-like, producing MAEGPQQLLQVCGQRLSRFLSGAQHKRLAWLREVEEQGMRMLKSSFRDEPMLLPKTPSQRRRLRKRQSSWMREENKELSRRRLSRRRSGVKLQSSSLNSQQCQSQEQPQSPGCEGQDVSVPGRAPGSQAGITPQLPALPRKQPEESRVPMADLDGQECPHAAAGGDAAPPAVLGEQLPEVDAAAELQDIPGVTGIAAEQPGRDGEQGPRRASTSTPKAAQNGDPAALQGDGSPQGLEALLFQDSPSKSAAQKSRTRRRSGLGAPRKSHRASLAEKCSLASRRENIIRRAVSRARKAAARESSSASSRVSCQSSLEAFVEEDVTSSTRPELEPNSPREKAPGDVLVPSTSPRAASPPAQHLSPLEQQAGNAAGSHVNPRSEPQKSQEQPHCAKPLESSSRMWMKGCKQALGVLWHGQQTGGRVLSPLDEKHKTLANQAPASPSPSSKAVRPLKNFLQGQGGGIKDLIKRNTPTRSHLKGDFVEKERQRLENLRKKQEAEEQRKKKVEEEKRQRQAEMKQKREERLRKALQARERAEQMEEKKKKRVEQKILQSDEKLHTSQVREEKVAEERSKRKGSKKHGEAEARKQKSLRGDENEQQEPLQKRREDEVKERGKTVLELKNLLEQKQLGQAKERYPKQRGKEKPPQAEQEPAALAGKATKGKESSKKLPLWPGLEKRYEPPESFFSALNVWLQAEREADGQQQPREEKKPIPPAAPGTWPNKAVKKSLSTSCLGSLEAAEVPASPPANENSYGLDLNSDDSTDDESNPRKPIPAWADGAQLQQAIVHQYYHPVDLEALFGTIPSPKLEDIFYKNKPRYFKRTSSAVWHSPPGPSCSFQS from the exons ATGGCGGAGggtccccagcagctgctgcaagtGTGCGGGCAGAGGCTGTCCCGCTTCCTCTCCGGCGCCCAGCACAAGCGCCTGGCCTGGCTGCGGGAGGTGGAGGAGCAGGGCATGAGGATGCTCAAGAG cagcttcAGGGATGAGCCCATGCTCTTGCCCAAAACGCCGTCGCAGAGGAGGAGGCTCAGGAAAAGGCAGTCCTCCTGGATGagggaggaaaacaaagagctgagcaggaggag GTTATCCAGAAGGAGGAGTGGTGTCAAGCTGCAGTCTTCCAGCCTGaactcccagcagtgccagagccaggagcagccccagagccctggctgtgaggggCAGGACGTGTccgtgcccggccgtgctcCGGGATCTCAGGCTGGCATCacaccccagctcccagctctgcccaggaaGCAGCCTGAGGAATCCCGTGTTCCCATGGCAGATCTGGATGGCCAGGAGTGtccccatgctgctgctgggggtgaTGCAGCCCCTCCGGCAGTTCTGGGGGAGCAGCTACCTGAGGtggatgcagcagcagagctccaggacatCCCTGGTGTCACTGGGATTGCGGCTGAACAGCCAGgaagggatggggagcagggccCCAGGAGAGCCAGCACCTCCACTCCCAAGGCTGCTCAGAATGGTGATCCTGCTGCACTCCAAGGAGATGGATCTCCTCAGGGCCTCGAGGCACTGCTCTTCCAGGACTCCCCCAGTAAAAGCGCAGCACAAAAATCCAGGACGCGCCGCCGGAGCGGGCTGGGTGCCCCCCGCAAGAGCCACAGGGCTTCCCTGGCAGAAAAGTGCTCCCTGGCCAGCAGGAGGGAGAACATCATCCGGAGAGCTGTCAGCAGGGCCAGGAAGGCAGCGGCTCGAGaatcctcctctgcctccagcagAGTGAGCT GTCAGAGCTCCTTGGAGGCTTTTGTGGAAGAGGATGTGACCAGCAGCACAAG GCCTGAGCTGGAGCCAAATTCCCCGAGGGAGAAG gctcctggaGATGTCCTTGTTCCAAGCACAAGTCCCCGAGCTGCCAgccctcctgcacagcacctgtcccctctggagcagcaggcagggaatgctGCAG GAAGCCATGTAAATCCCAGGAGTGAACCCCAGAAGAGCCAGGAACAGCCCCACTGTGCCAAGCCCCTGGAGAGTTCCTCCCGCATGTG GATGAAAGGCTGCAAGCAAGCCCTGGGTGTCCTGTGGCACGGGCAGCAGACGGGGGGCCGGGTCCTTTCCCCTTTGGATGAGAAGCACAAGACCTTGGCAAACCAGGCTCCAGCATCCCCCTCTCCATCCAGCAAG gCTGTCAGGCCACTGAAGAACTTCCTGCAGGGACAAGGGGGTGGCATCAAGGACTTAATCAAGCGCAACACTCCCACCCGGTCCCACCTGAAG GGAGACTTTGTT gagaaggagaggcagagacTGGAGAACCTCCGGAAGAAGCAGGAGGCTGAGGaacagaggaagaagaaagtggaggaggagaagagacAGCGTCAGGCAGAAATGAAGCA gaagagggaagagcgCCTGAGGAAGGCCCTGCAGGCGCGAGAGCGTGCAGAACAGatggaagagaagaagaaaaagcgGGTGGAGCAGAAGATCCTGCAGAGTGATGAGAAG TTGCACACCTcacaggtgagggaagagaaggtGGCAGAGGAGCGGAGCAAGAGGAAGGGGTCCAAGAAACACGGGGAAGCAGAGGCACGGAAGCAGAAATCCCTGAGAGGG GATGAAAATGAGCAGCAAGAACCACTGCAGAAAAGAAGAGAGGATGAAgtgaaggaaagagggaaaacagTTTTGGAACTGAAGAACCTTCTGGAGCAGAAACAGCTGGGACAAGCAAAGGAGAG ATATCCCAAGCAGCGAGGGAAGGAGAAGCCCCcccaagcagagcaggagccagcagcattGGCTGGCAAGGCCACCAAG GGGAAAGAAAGTTCCAAAAAGCTGCCTCTCTGGCCTGGGCTGGAGAAAAGATATGAGCCACCAGAATCCTTTTTCTCAGCTCTTAATGTCTGGCTCCAAGCAGAGAGG GAGGCTGACGGTCAGCAGCAGCcgagagaggagaaaaaacccattccaccagcagcccctgggacGTGGCCCAACAAAGCCGTCAAG AAATCCCTCTCCACATCCTGCCTCGGGTCCCTGGAGGCTGCTGAGGTACCAGCATCGCCCCCGGCCAACGAGAACAGCTACGGGCTGGATCTGAACAGCGACGACTCCACAGATGATGAGAGCAATCCTCGGaagcccatccctgcctgggccgATG GAGCGCAGCTCCAGCAGGCCATCGTGCACCAGTACTACCACCCGGTGGACCTGGAGGCGCTGTTCGGGaccatccccagccccaagCTGGAGGACATCTTCTACAAGAACAAGCCCCGCTACTTCAAGCGCACCAGCTCGGCCGTGTGGCACTCCCCGCCCggcccctcctgctccttccagagcTGA
- the APLNR gene encoding apelin receptor, which produces MEETTGAYTYGFDNDTEYSCEYEEWGPSLALLPTIYLLVFLLGTTGNGLVLWTVFKGGRDRRRSADTFIANLAVADLTFVVTLPLWAAYAWMGYHWPFGTAACKVSSYLVFVNMYASVFCLTGLSFDRYLAIVRPLATAKLRSRVSGLVATVALWLLAALLALPALVLRRAAALDGDTKITCYMDYGDLAAQGTEGAWEVGLGLSSTALGFVAPFAVMLTCYFFIARTVATHFRRERAEGPRKRKRLLTIITVLVAAFGGCWLPFHLVKTLYVLMDLEVLPWSCALHTFLNNLHPYCTGIAYINSCLNPFLYAFFDPRFRHACAALLCCRTPGPGPERSASYSSGHSHPPGGKGGPGPGGKLDPATQETLFRS; this is translated from the coding sequence ATGGAGGAGACGACGGGCGCCTACACCTACGGCTTCGACAACGATACGGAGTACTCGTGCGAGTACGAGGAGTGGGGCCCCtcgctggccctgctgcccaccatCTACCTGCTGGTCTTCCTGCTGGGCACCACCGGCAACGGGCTCGTCCTCTGGACCGTCTTCAAGGGCGGCCGCGACCGCCGGCGCTCGGCCGACACCTTCATCGCCAACCTGGCCGTGGCCGACCTCACCTTCGTGGTGACGCTGCCGCTGTGGGCCGCCTACGCCTGGATGGGCTACCACTGGCCCTTCGGCACGGCCGCCTGCAAGGTCAGCAGCTACCTGGTGTTCGTCAACATGTACGCCAGCGTCTTCTGCCTCACCGGCCTCAGCTTCGACCGCTACCTGGCCATCGTGCGGCCGCTGGCCACGGCCAAGCTGCGCTCGCGGGTCAGCGGGCTGGTGGCCACGGTGGCGCTGTGGCTGCTGGCCGCGCTGCTGGCGCTGCCCGCGCTGGTGCTGCGGCGGGCGGCCGCGCTCGACGGGGACACCAAGATCACCTGCTACATGGACTACGGGGACCTGGCGGCGCAGGGCACCGAGGGCGCCTGggaggtggggctggggctctCCTCCACCGCCCTGGGCTTCGTGGCCCCGTTCGCCGTGATGCTGACCTGCTACTTCTTCATCGCCCGCACCGTGGCCACTCACTTCCGCCGGGAGCGGGCCGAGGGGCCCCGCAAGCGCAAGCGGCTGCTCACCATCATCACGGTGCTGGTGGCCGCCTTCGggggctgctggctgccctTCCACCTGGTCAAGACCCTCTACGTGCTGATGgacctggaggtgctgcccTGGTCCTGCGCTCTCCACACCTTCCTCAACAACCTGCATCCCTACTGCACGGGCATCGCCTACATCAACAGCTGCCTCAACCCCTTCCTCTACGCCTTCTTCGACCCCCGGTTCCGCCACGCCTGCGccgccctgctctgctgccggacccccggccccggccccgagcGCTCCGCCAGCTACTCCTCGGGGCACAGCCACCCCCCTGGCGGCAagggcggccccggcccgggcgGCAAGCTGGACCCCGCCACCCAGGAGACGCTCTTCCGCTCCTGA
- the LRRC55 gene encoding leucine-rich repeat-containing protein 55: protein MLLGPWLLAAAAAVAAAGAGCPVLCSCRGQAVDCSGQRLFSVPPELPLDTGNLSLAHNRIASIPPGYLGCYGQLRALDLRNNSLAALPAGLFRGARRLAHLDLSYNNFSLVPADMFREASALLRLDLSHNPGLRRVHPQAFRGLAQLRELDLSYGGLAALSLDALEGLPGLVGLRLGGNPWLCGCAMEPLLKWLRGRIQRCSSDSQQAECWAPPEVAGAPLLSLTEESFQACHLTLTLDDYLFIAFVGFVVSIASVATNFLLGITANCCHRWSKASEDEDV, encoded by the exons ATGCTGCTGGGCCCCTGGCtgctggcggcggcggcggcggtggcggcggcgggcgcgggctGCCCGGTGCTGTGCAGCTGCCGCGGGCAGGCCGTGGACTGCAGCGGGCAGCGGCTCTTCTCCGTGCCCCCCGAGCTGCCGCTGGACACCGGCAACCTGAGCCTTGCCCACAACCGCATCGCCAGCATCCCGCCGGGCTACCTGGGCTGCTACGGGCAGCTGCGCGCCCTCGACCTGCGCAACAACTCGCTGGCGGCGCTGCCGGCCGGGCTGTTCCGCGGCGCCCGGCGCCTGGCGCACCTGGACCTGAGCTACAACAACTTCAGCCTGGTGCCCGCCGACATGTTCCGCGAGGCCAGCGCGCTGCTGCGCCTCGACCTCAGCCACAACCCGGGGCTGCGCCGCGTCCACCCGCAGGCCTTCCGCGGCCTGGCCCAGCTGCGGGAGCTGGACCTCAGCTACGGCGGCCTGGCCGCCCTCAGCCTCGACgccctggaggggctgcccGGCCTCGTGGGGCTGCGCCTGGGGGGCAACCCCTGGCTCTGCGGCTGCGCCATGGAGCCGCTCCTCAAGTGGCTGCGGGGCCGCatccagcgctgctcctcgg ATTCGCAGCAGGCCGAGTGCTGGGCTCCCCCCGAGGTGGCGGGGGCCCCGCTGCTGTCGCTGACGGAGGAGAGCTTCCAGGCCTGCCACCTGACGCTGACCCTCGACGACTATCTCTTCATCGCCTTCGTCGGCTTCGTCGTCTCCATCGCCTCGGTGGCCACCAACTTCCTGCTGGGCATCACGGCCAACTGCTGCCACCGCTGGAGCAAGGCCAGCGAGGACGAGGACGTTTAG